Sequence from the Pseudomonadota bacterium genome:
AATTTTGGCTTCCTTTCTTTTTGCGTGAAAGTTTCTTTTGTGAGCGCTTGAGAGCACTCGTATGCTTTTTTAAACTATTAAGCGCAGGAATATGTTCCCCGCTTGAGAGTGTTGCAAAGTGGGTAATTCCTAAATCTATGCCAACCATTGATGTTGACGGATGAACGGGAGGTTCAATCTCTTGCTCCACTTGAAAACTGATGAACCAATCTCCTCCCTCATAGGAGATTGTGACGTTTTTAAGAGTTCCGGTCACATCTCGACTTTTCCAAAATCGCAGCCATCCAATTTTAGGCAGGTGAACACGCTTATTCTATTGACCGAGAGTAATTTGTTTTGCGTCCGGGAAACGACATGTGTCTCATCTTCCGCGCTTTTTAAATTTTGGAAGTTCTGCTCTTTTTTTGAAAAAATTCACATAGGCCTTTTCTAAATCCATCAATTTTTGTTACAGAATTTGAGCAGGGGGTTCTTTTAAAAAGGAGGTTTCTGCTTCTTTTTTCCAAACAACAAGGCAATGCGCGAGTTCAGAATAGCTCAATTTTCTTTGCTCTTTTTCATAGATCTCTTTTTGAAGAGCAAGGGCTTTATTATATGCAAAACATGCGCAGCCCACATAGTTCCTCAAAACTTGAGTCTGAGGAATGCTTGGTTTTAGTTTAAATTGAAAGACTTTTCTAATTTTCATTCAAAAACGATAATACGTTTAGTAGCAAAAATTAATTCCATGGGCTAAAAAATGGAATGATGGCTAAATTTATTTCCCGAGTAACATACCAGCTCTTCAACCCGCTTTAAAATCGGCGCTCTCATCTTTGTCCTAAAGGAAAGAGTTTTCGAGCGCCTCTTTATAAAAACTGGATAAGGCTAGAAAGGCCATCCTTTTAAAAGAAATATCTTGTTATTTTTTCTTTAATTAATAGTATAATGAATGTGGCTTTTCTGAGCCGTTTCGTATCATAACAGAAAAACGATTTTATGAGCTCTCACAAATCTCTTCGCATTATTGCTCCCTATCTTGCCATGGGAGGCGCTGAACGGCATCTTTCTTATGTTCTGCCAGCACTTGCTCAAAAAGGATGGAAGATTAAGCTTTTAGTGCTTTCCCATGACCTTCCTTTAAAAGATCATTTTAATCATCCAAATATCACTCTGCTATCTCTTCCACCCCCCTCTTCTCAAAAATTAATCCCCTCTTCTTTGTATCACTTCTTTCAAATTCTAAAATTATTAATACGTGATTTTAGGAAAGACCGACAAACGCTGACACACTTTTTTTTACCAAAGGCCTATTGCATTGGGATGGTTTTAGGAAAGCTTTGTAAACTCCATGGTCCTTTAATGATGAGTCGCAGATCCTTAAATCTTTATCAAAAAAGGTATAAAATTTTATCTCTCGAACGCTTTCTTCATTCCTTTTGTGATGTCATCCTTGTTAATAGCAACGCAATTGAAAAACAGCTCATTCAAGAAGAAAATGTTCCTCAAAATCGTATTCACCTCATTTATAATGGGCTTCCTGAAAGCATTGAGAAACCTTTTTTAAAAACAGAAACGCCCTCTTTTAAAATGCTTGTCGTTGCAAACCTTATTCCTTATAAAGGGCATCTTGATCTTTTCAAAGCATTGAACCTCATTAAAAAAGACCTTGGTGAAAATTGGACCCTAACGCTTGTGGGCCAAGACAGAGGAATTTTTTCTTTTCTCCAACAGAAGGCCAAAGAACTTGGGATTGAGACCAACATTGAGTGGGTCTTGGACAGCCATGACCCACGACCCTATCTTTTAAAAGCTTCTATAGGTATTTTGCCTTCCCATGAAGAAGGATTTTCAAATGCACTCCTTGAAATGATGTCTTTCTCATTACCTGTTATAGCCACAAAGGTTGGCGGAAATTCAGAAGCCATTATTCCAGGAAAAACGGGTCTTCTTATCCCTCCCCATGATCCTGAGGCGCTTTCAAAAGCTATTTTAGAGCTTTATCATCATCCTGAGCGTTATTCCTCCATGGGTAAAGAAGGCCTTAAACGATTCCAAAAACACTTTACACTCAAAAAATGCGTTAAAGCCTATGAAGATGTATATAGATCTCTTCTTAAGAAATCCTTGAATTAAACACAATGTCTTTAAGATCAGCGGACTCTCGTTCAGAAATCGGAGCATAAATTTGCTTTGATGCCTCAATAACCCACACACCAGCAAAAAATCCCAACCCTCCCTCAAGTCGTTTTCGGCAAAACCGTTCCACAAGTGGAAAAAAAGACTGCAAAAATCGAGAAGACGTTGGCGGCATATAAAGAGCCCCTTGCAGTGTAAGGGGCGTTAAAAACGCTTCCTTCAAAAGACTTTCAATTTCAGAAAGAAAAAAAGAATGTGTGTTTTCAAAAGGAGCAGATTCTTTTTGAGCCCAAAGACTACTTCTATTGGGAACAATAAGCAAAACACGACCCTCCTCTTTTAAAACGCGCCATACCTCACGCAAAGATTTTGAAGGATTTTTAGAGTATTCCAACCAATGAATGATTAAGATTCGTTCCATCGATCTGTCTTGAAGAGGAAGCAATGTTTCTTCACAAAGTGTGATTTGAACATCTATTTCTTTATTCTTTCTTTGATCCTCCCTTTTTTCTATAAAGGCTGGCATAAAGATAAGAGGGAGAGAGAGTTTCTCTCCTCTTAAGAAAGGCCATGCATATCCAAAAATACTTTTTTCATAAGCATGAGATCTAAAATCCGGCCAAACAGATTGAATAGCGTGATTTAGAACCCGCCGTGTTCTTATTCCTAACGAACTTTTATAAAAACTCGGTGCCTCTGAGGCCCATTTTTGCATAAAAAATCCATTTCTTTTAAAATGTTAAATCCGACTTAAATAACTTTCTGTAAAGATATTGACTTTTATCTTTTTAAAGAAGTGGCTTTCTTTCGAAACGTAACAAGCATCCAAATCGTTCCAAAAAAAACATGGGATAAAAGACCTTGAGGCGGAAATCCAGATGCCTTTAAAATCATTGAAACGCCACGTCTTACGTGACTTTTATCATAATAGCCATAGACACGCTTTAAATAAGCTGCTGCATTTAAAGATCGTTTGTAAGGACCAGAAGAAGCTTCATTTGCAGCATAATAGGCCATCGCAAGCTCATCATCTTCAGCTTCAAGCATGCGTCCGATCGCTACCTTTAAACGTGCTAACTTTGAAGAGTGTTCTGTTTCGAGATATCTTTGAAGATGGGTATAAAATAATTTATAATGACGCAATTCATCTGCTGCAATATGGGCACATATTTCTTTTAAGACAGGTTCTTGAGCCATATCTTTTAAAGCTGTATAAAAAGAACTTGTCGCTGTTTCAATAACACACCGCGCAACGAGCTCACCGCTCAAAGACCCCCGCGTTGATGTATCTGCATAAAGATCAAGTTGAAATCCTTCGCGAAATACCTTAAGAGCGGCTTCAAAATCAAAAGTGGGATCTGCTAAAGTCGCCCATTGAGCAAGCGCTTTACCATGTTGAATTTCTTCAATTGTCCACGTTTTTACAGCTTTTTTCATTAAAGGATCATTATGAAAAATATTGTTTAAATATTTTTCATAATCTGTTGCATTATATTCAACCAAAGACGCTGCCTTAACAACCTTCAGAACGTCTGGATTAACAAGCTCAGGAGTAAATTTTTCCCAAGAAATATCCTCTAAAGCCCAGGCACCCATTTAGATCCTTGTCCTCCTTAATCATAATAAAGCATATTCTTTTTTTATAATTGCACAAGTTCTCATGCTCTGTCTGCTCTTTTTTAATTTTTTAATGAATAATTGCTCCCTTGTGTCTTTTCTATTATAGACAAAAGACTCGGATTTTATCATATGATCAAGATCATCAAGATTATATCTACAATCTTCTGCGTTCTAGATTAGGGAGAATCAATATAGTCCATGTATAGGGTACTTACAAAAACTTGAAAAAGCTTTACACGATTTATATTCCAAGCATCAAAATGTATTAAATTTCTCAAATGACTCAAAATTTAGAAAAGAATATCCATAAACTTTTTTAATCCCAGCTAAAAAGAAGTTTATTGTTCAAAATGGCTTTTTGGAGGCCACATCCAAACTCTTTAAGGGTTGCTTTGCATGATCGTGATAAACCCTGGCCGATTAAGAGGACCATTTTCTCGAATTGCATGATACCGTGTTTCCATATCCTCTTGGCTCATTAATTTCATGCGCATATTAGAGGCTTCAACAACTTTTTGCACACGCATCTGCCTACGAGCTTTAAAGTTCCTTATAATGTCATCGAGAGACATGCCGGCTCTTTGAAACTCTTCGCTCCAAACAAATCCATCTTCAATTGTTTGTGCTCCTCCTTGCTGGAGCCCAGGAGCACAGGCATGTGCGGCATCCCCCATAAGCACAACACGCCCTTCTCCCCACAATACCTCTGAAACATTTTCAATAAACCCTGTGACAATATCTTGAGGATGAATTTTCTTCAGAATACGAGGAACATCACCACCATAAGTTCTAAAAATTTCTAAAAAAGTTGCAGCTTCTTTTTCAGGAGTCTCTCTTTCTCTTTTTTCGCGCATTTGATGGGCATAAATATAATACTCTCCCTCTTTTCCAATGGGATAAATAAGAAAAAAGGTATTAGCTCCCATCATGTAAACAGGATTCTGAGGACCTTCTTCTAAATCAACAACCGTTCGCCATGTAAAAATGCCTTGGTAAATAGGGTGCAAAGCCTGCGGATAAAGGAGGGATCGAATTTGAGAATGAATTCCATCTGCCCCAATTACAAGATCATATGTTTTTGTTATCCCTGTGTTAAAGGTGACCACAACTTCACGCTCTTTTTCTTCTAATTTTGTAACTGTTGTCTTATAGGAAACAGGAAGATGAGAAATCGGAAATTCTAACATTTCCGATAAAGACTTTCGATGAAGAGCCATAAAAGGGATGCCTTCTGGATGAATATCTGAGACAGATCGGGTCGTTAATATCTCTCCATCAGGTTTTGAAAAAGACATATTATTAATTCTCATAGCTCTTTCATTTAATTCTTTCTCAAAACCCAACTTTCGAAGTGCCCAAACTGCATTTGCAGGAAGCGCAATCCCTGTTCCTTCTTTCAAACTTTCTTTTTGATCTCTTTCAATAATATCTGGACAAATACCTGCTCTAAAAAAAACATTTGCCATTGTTTTTCCCGCAATTCCATATCCAGAAATCAAAACCCGCATGCTCTGAAATCCCTCTCTTTCTTGCCATTCCTCTTCACCTTCAAAAGCTGTGATATGATGAGACACAAGACTTAAGAAAACAATAGTTTTCCAAAAACCTGCTTTTTTAAAAAAATATTTCATTTTCATACCTTATCTTTTAATTTTGTTTCAAATGAAGTCTGTCTAACTGATATTTTACCTTTTGAGCCATATGAAAAAAAGAAGAAGCAATCCCCTCCTCCTGGCTCAAAGGAAGTCCTAAATCAGAAGCTTCTCTAATTTTTAAGCTCAATTCAATTTCTCCTAAAAAAGGAAGTTTTCGTTTTTCAGCTTCTTGCCGTGCCCCCCCATGGGAAAATATGGCTGTTCCATGATGACAATTTGGACAGATAAATAAACTCATATTTTCAATCACGCCGAGAATAGGAACTTCTAATTTCTCAAACATGCCCATGGCTTTGCGCGCATCAAGAAGAGCAATATCCTGTGGCGTTGAGACAATGACCGCTCCAGAAAGTGGGACTTTTTGAGCTAACGTCAGTTGCACATCTCCCGTTCCTGGAGGCAAATCAACCACTAAAACGTCTAAATTTCCCCAATCAACATCTGTTAAAAGTTGGGTAATAACGCCTTGAATCATAGGCCCTCTCCAAATAAGAGGAGCTTCCATATCCATCAAAAATCCCATGGACATGAGTGACAATCCTTCTTTCAAAATAGGCTTAAATTTTTTGCCTTCATACATCAGTGGTTTTTCATATACATTGAAAAGATGGGGAAGCGAAGGACCATAGACATCTGCATCTAGAATACCAACCTTAAGACCTAAATTTTTTAAGCCCATTGCAAGATTAAGAGCAATCGTTGATTTTCCCACCCCTCCTTTTCCAGAGGCAACAGCAATAATATTGTGAACCTCCCGAACACCCCAAGGCTTTAAAGGTGATTTTAAAGAACGTTCATTCGTTGTAATGACGAAAACTTCATACTTAGGGGCTTGAGTCTCAAGACATTTTTTAACAATGCTCACCAGAGAATCAATTTTTTTTTGTTTATCTTCCATTATAGGTGGCACAAAAAGGACACAAATAATTTTAAAATCTTCTATTTTTAAAGATTCAACACATCCTGACTCTAGAAGCCCTTTATCTTTTTGATCAAAGGGAGAAGGAATTTTATCCAAGCAAAGCTTAAGATACTCTTCAGAAATCATCAAAAATCCTTTTTAGAAAATTCAATTCTAAGCGTTAAACAAATTCCATAAGGGGTTTTTGAGTTTTTTACATAACTCCTTATGACGTGCAATTTCCTCAAGTGTTGGTTCATGGGGTCGAGGAGGAAGAATAACCATTTGTTCATTCTTTAAGAAAACCGCACTTTCTTTCTCTCTTTCCTTTTCTTTTCCAATGGATAACTCAATTTGTCTTCCTCCTAAAAGTTCAATATAAACTTTAGAAAGAAGCTGTGCGTCTAAGAGAGCACCATGACCTTGAGAAGATCTTTGTGAAATATTAATTTTAA
This genomic interval carries:
- a CDS encoding Mrp/NBP35 family ATP-binding protein yields the protein MISEEYLKLCLDKIPSPFDQKDKGLLESGCVESLKIEDFKIICVLFVPPIMEDKQKKIDSLVSIVKKCLETQAPKYEVFVITTNERSLKSPLKPWGVREVHNIIAVASGKGGVGKSTIALNLAMGLKNLGLKVGILDADVYGPSLPHLFNVYEKPLMYEGKKFKPILKEGLSLMSMGFLMDMEAPLIWRGPMIQGVITQLLTDVDWGNLDVLVVDLPPGTGDVQLTLAQKVPLSGAVIVSTPQDIALLDARKAMGMFEKLEVPILGVIENMSLFICPNCHHGTAIFSHGGARQEAEKRKLPFLGEIELSLKIREASDLGLPLSQEEGIASSFFHMAQKVKYQLDRLHLKQN
- a CDS encoding transposase, yielding MTGTLKNVTISYEGGDWFISFQVEQEIEPPVHPSTSMVGIDLGITHFATLSSGEHIPALNSLKKHTSALKRSQKKLSRKKKGSQN
- a CDS encoding ferritin-like domain-containing protein — translated: MGAWALEDISWEKFTPELVNPDVLKVVKAASLVEYNATDYEKYLNNIFHNDPLMKKAVKTWTIEEIQHGKALAQWATLADPTFDFEAALKVFREGFQLDLYADTSTRGSLSGELVARCVIETATSSFYTALKDMAQEPVLKEICAHIAADELRHYKLFYTHLQRYLETEHSSKLARLKVAIGRMLEAEDDELAMAYYAANEASSGPYKRSLNAAAYLKRVYGYYDKSHVRRGVSMILKASGFPPQGLLSHVFFGTIWMLVTFRKKATSLKR
- a CDS encoding methyltransferase domain-containing protein, giving the protein MQKWASEAPSFYKSSLGIRTRRVLNHAIQSVWPDFRSHAYEKSIFGYAWPFLRGEKLSLPLIFMPAFIEKREDQRKNKEIDVQITLCEETLLPLQDRSMERILIIHWLEYSKNPSKSLREVWRVLKEEGRVLLIVPNRSSLWAQKESAPFENTHSFFLSEIESLLKEAFLTPLTLQGALYMPPTSSRFLQSFFPLVERFCRKRLEGGLGFFAGVWVIEASKQIYAPISERESADLKDIVFNSRIS
- a CDS encoding helix-turn-helix domain-containing protein, whose translation is MKIRKVFQFKLKPSIPQTQVLRNYVGCACFAYNKALALQKEIYEKEQRKLSYSELAHCLVVWKKEAETSFLKEPPAQIL
- a CDS encoding glycosyltransferase family 4 protein, which codes for MSSHKSLRIIAPYLAMGGAERHLSYVLPALAQKGWKIKLLVLSHDLPLKDHFNHPNITLLSLPPPSSQKLIPSSLYHFFQILKLLIRDFRKDRQTLTHFFLPKAYCIGMVLGKLCKLHGPLMMSRRSLNLYQKRYKILSLERFLHSFCDVILVNSNAIEKQLIQEENVPQNRIHLIYNGLPESIEKPFLKTETPSFKMLVVANLIPYKGHLDLFKALNLIKKDLGENWTLTLVGQDRGIFSFLQQKAKELGIETNIEWVLDSHDPRPYLLKASIGILPSHEEGFSNALLEMMSFSLPVIATKVGGNSEAIIPGKTGLLIPPHDPEALSKAILELYHHPERYSSMGKEGLKRFQKHFTLKKCVKAYEDVYRSLLKKSLN
- a CDS encoding FAD-dependent monooxygenase — its product is MKYFFKKAGFWKTIVFLSLVSHHITAFEGEEEWQEREGFQSMRVLISGYGIAGKTMANVFFRAGICPDIIERDQKESLKEGTGIALPANAVWALRKLGFEKELNERAMRINNMSFSKPDGEILTTRSVSDIHPEGIPFMALHRKSLSEMLEFPISHLPVSYKTTVTKLEEKEREVVVTFNTGITKTYDLVIGADGIHSQIRSLLYPQALHPIYQGIFTWRTVVDLEEGPQNPVYMMGANTFFLIYPIGKEGEYYIYAHQMREKRERETPEKEAATFLEIFRTYGGDVPRILKKIHPQDIVTGFIENVSEVLWGEGRVVLMGDAAHACAPGLQQGGAQTIEDGFVWSEEFQRAGMSLDDIIRNFKARRQMRVQKVVEASNMRMKLMSQEDMETRYHAIRENGPLNRPGFITIMQSNP